From Kineosporia succinea, the proteins below share one genomic window:
- a CDS encoding DUF1275 family protein: MATEQIETAADGRVNAGRARDRAAVALAFVSGATDATGLLALGGTFTSVMTGNLVLFGSGLAQSDRDLYLHAAAAIAAFVIGAAVGTRVAGTSTSTDPVWPVAVNRALLVEFVVFAVYAGFYWGTGNHPVGTLMAVLLALNAFALGMQSSAIQRFGVSGLSTTYMTGTLTTLVIRLASGKPLRDVAHSGTLLISLVVGAAAAAAALRWAEGLVPAIQLLGVGFALGLGMWSTRRHGQAPR, encoded by the coding sequence ATGGCAACAGAACAGATCGAGACCGCGGCCGACGGACGGGTGAACGCGGGCCGGGCCCGGGACCGGGCGGCGGTGGCCCTGGCCTTCGTCAGCGGGGCGACCGACGCGACCGGTCTTCTCGCCCTCGGCGGCACCTTCACCAGCGTCATGACCGGCAACCTGGTGCTGTTCGGGTCGGGGCTGGCGCAGTCCGACCGCGACCTCTACCTGCACGCCGCGGCGGCCATCGCGGCGTTCGTGATCGGCGCGGCCGTCGGCACCCGGGTGGCGGGCACCTCCACGTCCACCGATCCGGTCTGGCCGGTGGCCGTGAACCGGGCGCTGCTGGTCGAGTTCGTGGTCTTCGCGGTCTATGCCGGGTTCTACTGGGGCACGGGCAACCACCCGGTGGGCACCCTGATGGCGGTGCTGCTGGCCCTGAACGCCTTCGCCCTGGGCATGCAGAGCAGCGCGATCCAGCGGTTCGGGGTGTCCGGGCTGTCGACGACCTACATGACCGGCACATTGACCACACTGGTGATCCGGCTGGCCTCGGGCAAGCCGCTGCGCGACGTCGCGCACAGCGGCACGCTGCTGATCTCGCTGGTGGTCGGGGCCGCGGCGGCCGCGGCGGCGTTGCGCTGGGCCGAGGGCCTGGTGCCCGCGATACAGCTGCTCGGCGTCGGGTTCGCGCTCGGGCTGGGTATGTGGAGCACGCGACGGCACGGTCAGGCGCCCCGATGA
- a CDS encoding long-chain fatty acid--CoA ligase, whose product MRSTMQNVPLLTSRIIEYAGRVYPGSEVVTWGADGPRRTSFADIANDCRRLANALRVLGVEGDQRVGTFMWNNAEHLELYLGVPASGAVLHTINIRLFPQQMVYVVNHAEDRVIFVDNSLAQPFSALLAHTPLVKHVVVNGPVPPEVRQALAGDGEREVHDYRELLDAQSDTFDWPVLDENDGALMCYTSGTTGNPKGVVYSHRSNLLHATFCAGAGALSLSQSARALAIVPLFHANSWGLAYASMMSGASVIMPDRFLQPEPLVKMISSEKVTCGGAVPTIMTGVLEYLDAHPEADVSSMKDVIVGGSACPPALMHAFHERHGVTLLHGWGMTETSPLGTVAIPPVGLDEEEHWRYRHTQGRLALHVEARLVGADGSEQPWDGTSVGEVEVRGPWITASYYRDDDAASLEKFDDGWLRTGDIGSLTPDGYLTISDRAKDVIKSGGEWISSIDLENALMGHPKVHEASVVGVPDDKWGERPLAVVVGVPDDVPGVEELREFLLTKVARWQVPERWAFVTEVPKTSVGKFDKKVLRAQYAEGALPVESPKAS is encoded by the coding sequence ATGCGCAGCACCATGCAGAACGTTCCACTCCTGACTTCCCGCATCATCGAGTACGCGGGAAGGGTCTATCCGGGGTCCGAGGTGGTGACGTGGGGTGCCGACGGCCCCCGTCGCACCTCGTTCGCCGACATCGCGAACGACTGCCGCCGGCTGGCCAACGCGCTCCGCGTCCTCGGGGTGGAGGGCGACCAGCGCGTCGGCACGTTCATGTGGAACAACGCGGAACACCTGGAGCTGTATCTTGGGGTGCCGGCCAGCGGCGCGGTGCTGCACACCATCAACATCCGGCTGTTCCCGCAGCAGATGGTCTACGTGGTGAACCACGCCGAGGACCGGGTGATCTTCGTCGACAACTCGCTGGCCCAGCCGTTCTCGGCGCTGCTGGCCCACACCCCGCTGGTGAAGCACGTGGTGGTCAACGGGCCGGTCCCGCCCGAGGTCCGGCAGGCCCTGGCCGGCGACGGCGAACGCGAGGTGCACGACTACCGCGAGCTTCTCGACGCCCAGAGCGACACCTTCGACTGGCCGGTGCTCGACGAGAACGACGGCGCCCTCATGTGTTACACCTCCGGCACCACGGGCAACCCGAAAGGTGTTGTCTACTCGCACCGTTCCAACCTGCTGCACGCCACCTTCTGTGCCGGGGCCGGGGCGCTGAGCCTCAGTCAGTCGGCCCGGGCACTGGCGATCGTGCCTCTCTTCCACGCCAATTCGTGGGGTCTGGCCTACGCCTCGATGATGTCGGGCGCCAGCGTGATCATGCCCGACCGCTTCCTGCAGCCCGAGCCGCTGGTGAAGATGATCTCCTCGGAGAAGGTCACCTGCGGCGGTGCGGTGCCCACGATCATGACCGGCGTGCTGGAGTACCTCGACGCCCATCCCGAGGCCGACGTCAGCAGCATGAAAGACGTGATCGTGGGCGGCTCGGCCTGTCCTCCCGCCCTGATGCACGCTTTTCACGAGCGCCACGGCGTCACCCTGCTGCACGGCTGGGGCATGACCGAGACCTCGCCGCTGGGCACGGTCGCCATTCCGCCGGTGGGGCTCGACGAGGAGGAGCACTGGCGTTACCGCCACACCCAGGGCCGCCTGGCGCTCCACGTGGAGGCCCGGCTGGTCGGTGCCGACGGTTCCGAGCAGCCCTGGGACGGCACCTCGGTGGGCGAGGTCGAGGTCCGCGGCCCCTGGATCACCGCCTCGTACTACCGCGACGACGACGCCGCGTCGCTGGAGAAGTTCGACGACGGCTGGCTGCGCACCGGCGACATCGGCAGCCTCACCCCCGACGGCTACCTGACGATCAGCGACCGGGCGAAAGACGTGATCAAGTCCGGCGGTGAGTGGATCAGCTCGATCGACCTGGAGAACGCCCTGATGGGGCACCCGAAGGTGCACGAGGCCAGCGTGGTCGGGGTGCCCGACGACAAGTGGGGCGAACGTCCGCTGGCTGTGGTGGTCGGGGTTCCCGACGACGTCCCCGGGGTCGAGGAGTTGCGGGAGTTCCTGCTGACGAAGGTGGCGCGCTGGCAGGTGCCCGAACGCTGGGCCTTCGTCACCGAGGTGCCCAAGACCAGTGTGGGCAAGTTCGACAAGAAGGTGCTGCGCGCTCAGTACGCCGAGGGTGCACTGCCGGTGGAGTCACCGAAGGCCTCGTAG
- a CDS encoding DUF6328 family protein codes for MDAHRSDETVDERADRNFGDLLQELRVTQTGVQILFAFLLTLPLQSRFETLDTWDRGVYVCALMLSALATVCLIAPVAYHRAMFARRKKPQVVAVASRFAVGGLFFLALAICCAVDLVLDLVLGRGIALAASCGLALVLLVAWAIFPLAQRTGEPWGDGDEKTVARDH; via the coding sequence ATGGACGCGCACCGATCCGACGAGACCGTCGACGAACGCGCGGACCGGAACTTCGGTGATCTTCTGCAGGAACTCCGGGTGACCCAGACCGGGGTGCAGATCCTGTTCGCCTTCCTGCTCACGCTGCCGCTGCAGAGCCGGTTCGAGACGCTGGACACCTGGGACCGGGGGGTCTATGTCTGCGCGCTGATGCTGTCGGCGCTGGCCACGGTGTGCCTGATCGCCCCGGTCGCCTACCACCGGGCGATGTTCGCCCGCCGCAAGAAGCCGCAGGTCGTGGCGGTCGCGTCGCGTTTCGCGGTGGGCGGGCTGTTCTTCCTGGCCCTGGCCATCTGCTGCGCGGTGGACCTGGTGCTCGACCTGGTGCTGGGCCGCGGTATCGCCCTGGCGGCGTCGTGCGGACTGGCCCTGGTGCTGCTCGTCGCGTGGGCGATCTTCCCGCTCGCGCAGCGCACCGGTGAGCCCTGGGGTGACGGCGATGAGAAGACTGTCGCCCGGGACCACTAA
- a CDS encoding GntR family transcriptional regulator: MEEVTVTGPDEVHALDRSSPMPLWAQLQQELTRRLQAGAFDQEFPGELELVEAYAVSRYTVREALRRLRESRLIDSAKGRGSWVRRGGDTNPPLGSLYSLFREVDAQGILQRSIVIAQEIVTWAAAAEELGLEPGTPLFHLERMRLADELPMAHDRVWIPAEIASPLLEVDFTVSGLYDELAARCGVSMAGGRERIGAIMPTQRDRDLLAVPPDVACFQIERVSTVQQRRMEYRHTVVRADRYSVLAEWSPQGYTVAAEPLDGPPKASSEA; the protein is encoded by the coding sequence ATGGAGGAGGTCACCGTGACGGGGCCGGACGAGGTCCATGCCCTCGATCGCTCGAGCCCGATGCCGCTCTGGGCGCAGCTCCAGCAGGAGCTGACCAGAAGGCTTCAGGCCGGAGCGTTCGACCAGGAGTTCCCGGGCGAGCTCGAGCTGGTCGAGGCCTATGCGGTCTCCCGCTACACCGTGCGCGAGGCGTTGCGGCGTCTGCGTGAGTCCCGCCTGATCGACTCGGCCAAGGGCCGGGGTTCGTGGGTGCGGCGCGGTGGCGACACCAATCCGCCGCTGGGCAGCCTGTACTCGCTGTTCCGCGAGGTCGACGCGCAGGGCATCCTGCAGCGCAGCATCGTGATCGCCCAGGAGATCGTGACCTGGGCGGCCGCCGCCGAGGAGCTCGGTCTCGAACCCGGCACGCCGCTCTTCCACCTCGAGCGCATGCGTCTGGCCGACGAGCTGCCGATGGCTCACGACCGGGTCTGGATCCCGGCCGAGATCGCCAGCCCGCTGCTCGAGGTCGACTTCACCGTGTCCGGTCTGTACGACGAACTGGCCGCGCGCTGCGGGGTCTCCATGGCCGGCGGGCGCGAGCGCATCGGGGCGATCATGCCCACCCAGCGCGACCGCGATCTGCTCGCGGTGCCGCCCGACGTGGCCTGCTTCCAGATCGAGCGGGTCAGCACGGTGCAGCAGCGCCGCATGGAATACCGCCACACCGTGGTGCGGGCCGACCGTTACTCGGTGCTGGCCGAGTGGTCGCCGCAGGGGTACACGGTTGCCGCCGAGCCGCTCGACGGGCCGCCGAAGGCGTCCTCCGAGGCCTGA
- a CDS encoding histidine phosphatase family protein encodes MTSYEPELWLIRHGLTEWARDRRHTGRSDIPLLPEGEEGASALAPRLAGVHFDLQLASPLQRAWRTAELAGLDPKAEPDALEWDYGDYEGITTAQIQEKVPGWSIWTSPVPGGETVEQVAARADAVIARVRAQAPDRAVVVAHAHFLRVLASRWIGQEPHLAAHLALHTSTLSVLGWDRGTPVIDRWNG; translated from the coding sequence GTGACCTCGTACGAACCTGAGCTCTGGCTGATCCGTCACGGCCTCACCGAGTGGGCCCGCGACCGACGCCACACCGGCCGTTCCGACATCCCCCTGCTGCCCGAGGGTGAGGAGGGGGCCTCGGCCCTCGCCCCGCGCCTGGCCGGGGTGCACTTCGACCTCCAGCTGGCCAGTCCGCTGCAGCGCGCCTGGCGCACCGCCGAGCTGGCCGGCCTCGACCCCAAGGCCGAGCCCGACGCCCTGGAGTGGGACTACGGCGACTACGAGGGCATCACCACCGCCCAGATCCAGGAGAAGGTGCCGGGCTGGTCGATCTGGACCTCGCCGGTGCCGGGCGGGGAGACGGTCGAGCAGGTGGCGGCCCGGGCCGACGCGGTGATCGCACGGGTGCGGGCGCAGGCCCCCGACCGGGCGGTCGTGGTGGCCCACGCCCACTTCCTGCGGGTGCTGGCCTCGCGCTGGATCGGGCAGGAACCGCATCTCGCGGCGCACCTGGCCCTGCACACGTCCACCCTGAGCGTGCTCGGCTGGGACCGCGGGACCCCGGTGATCGACCGCTGGAACGGTTGA
- a CDS encoding glucose-6-phosphate dehydrogenase, translated as MPDTPQPPTIFVLFGATGDLAARMVLPAFYQLARKQLLPPVWRLIGNGRGDVAHEDFRKDVRAALGDDVDDAEWDAFAKNLLFAGGGFDENGPGSLLDVIRDVEDELDDETDPNFVHYLAIPPVAFEQTAKALKQHGLTDRARVVFEKPYGTSPEGFHRLDAVVHETLDEEQVFRIDHFLGKEATQNLHVMRFANQTFAGIWNREHVAAVQIDVPETLDVANRAGFYDATGAMMDMVVTHLMQVAAEVAMEPPVSLGAEDLQFARESVIAAFRPLAAQDVVLGQFDGYRDIEGIADDSRTDTFCAVRLWIDTDRWRDVPFLLRTGKKLGVSEQRVSLILKPVEGPLPAQNSAISLSLAGSGELEADFVLKKPGEGIELAKVRQTLELDSVDDADPLPPYVALLYDVLTGDRSLFTGSAGLENAWRVVNPVLGDKPEPLPYEPGSMGPEAADELAAPYGWLVTKPE; from the coding sequence GTGCCCGATACCCCGCAGCCCCCGACGATCTTCGTGCTGTTCGGCGCCACCGGCGATCTCGCCGCCCGGATGGTGCTGCCGGCCTTCTACCAGCTGGCCCGCAAGCAACTGCTGCCGCCGGTCTGGAGGCTCATCGGCAACGGGCGCGGCGACGTGGCCCACGAAGACTTCCGCAAAGACGTGCGGGCCGCCCTGGGCGACGACGTGGACGACGCCGAGTGGGACGCGTTCGCGAAGAACCTGTTGTTCGCGGGCGGGGGTTTCGACGAGAACGGCCCCGGCAGCCTGCTCGACGTGATCCGCGACGTCGAGGACGAGCTCGACGACGAGACCGATCCGAACTTCGTTCACTACCTGGCCATTCCGCCGGTCGCCTTCGAGCAGACCGCGAAAGCCCTGAAGCAGCACGGCCTCACCGACCGTGCCCGCGTGGTGTTCGAGAAGCCCTACGGCACCTCCCCCGAGGGTTTCCACCGGCTCGACGCCGTGGTGCACGAAACCCTCGACGAGGAGCAGGTCTTCCGCATCGACCACTTCCTCGGCAAGGAGGCCACGCAGAACCTGCACGTGATGCGGTTCGCCAACCAGACGTTCGCCGGCATCTGGAACCGGGAGCACGTCGCGGCCGTGCAGATCGATGTGCCGGAAACGCTCGACGTGGCCAACCGGGCCGGGTTCTACGATGCCACCGGCGCGATGATGGACATGGTGGTGACGCACCTGATGCAGGTCGCGGCCGAGGTCGCGATGGAGCCGCCGGTCAGCCTGGGTGCCGAAGACCTGCAGTTCGCAAGGGAATCCGTGATCGCGGCGTTCCGCCCTCTCGCCGCCCAGGACGTGGTGCTCGGCCAGTTCGACGGCTACCGCGACATCGAGGGCATCGCCGACGACTCGCGGACCGACACGTTCTGCGCCGTGCGCCTGTGGATCGACACCGACCGCTGGCGGGACGTGCCGTTCCTGCTGCGCACCGGCAAGAAGCTGGGGGTCAGCGAGCAGCGGGTCAGTCTCATCCTGAAGCCCGTCGAAGGCCCACTGCCGGCCCAGAACAGCGCGATCAGCCTGTCGCTGGCCGGATCCGGTGAACTGGAGGCCGATTTCGTGCTGAAGAAGCCGGGGGAGGGGATCGAGCTGGCGAAGGTGCGCCAGACCCTCGAGCTCGACAGCGTGGACGACGCAGACCCGCTGCCGCCCTACGTGGCCCTGCTCTACGACGTGCTCACCGGCGACCGTTCGCTCTTCACCGGTAGCGCCGGTCTGGAAAACGCCTGGCGCGTGGTGAACCCGGTGCTCGGCGACAAGCCCGAGCCGCTGCCCTACGAGCCGGGCAGCATGGGGCCGGAGGCCGCCGACGAGCTGGCCGCCCCCTACGGCTGGCTGGTCACGAAGCCGGAGTGA
- a CDS encoding ACT domain-containing protein, with amino-acid sequence MLARVRFSIPDRPGTLGRVTSAIGSVGADIAEIDVLESESGRALDDVFVRVRDVPHLDRVAAAIGALAGVTVTGLQHHAPPVTGHADLELIDQVLSRPERGLQTLVDGAPHAFGADWAALVEYAADTATLSGVLTVSAASPGPEHVVLTSPLRLATVRMTAPGAPGPFSGTALVPIGSGALGLVLVRSADLDFHRSELWRLGQVGQIVGTVLAPV; translated from the coding sequence TTGCTCGCTCGCGTTCGCTTCAGCATCCCGGACCGCCCCGGCACCCTGGGCCGCGTCACCTCGGCCATCGGCTCGGTGGGCGCCGACATCGCCGAGATCGACGTGCTGGAGAGCGAGTCCGGCCGCGCCCTCGACGACGTGTTCGTGCGCGTGCGGGACGTGCCCCACCTCGACCGGGTCGCCGCCGCGATCGGCGCGCTGGCCGGGGTCACCGTCACCGGCCTGCAGCACCACGCCCCGCCGGTCACCGGCCACGCCGACCTCGAGCTGATCGACCAGGTGCTCTCCCGTCCCGAGCGCGGTCTGCAGACCCTGGTCGACGGGGCCCCGCACGCGTTCGGCGCCGACTGGGCCGCCCTCGTCGAGTACGCCGCCGACACCGCCACCCTCTCCGGCGTGCTCACCGTCAGCGCCGCCAGCCCGGGCCCCGAGCACGTCGTCCTGACCTCGCCGCTGCGCCTGGCCACGGTGCGGATGACCGCCCCGGGCGCCCCCGGCCCGTTCAGCGGCACCGCGCTGGTGCCGATCGGCTCCGGCGCTCTCGGCCTGGTGCTGGTGCGCTCGGCCGATCTCGACTTCCACCGCTCCGAGCTGTGGCGGCTGGGCCAGGTGGGCCAGATCGTGGGAACGGTTCTCGCCCCCGTGTGA
- a CDS encoding LCP family protein, whose product MSDLRQPTARHDSGSPARSHTDAPGAPVVSTGRRGSHATRRGQGFSWVIGWTLLGSLLPGAGLLAAGRRRAGGFLLGLVGAGVLAVGRLALDGSLAERLQALVIQPERLVTVTVAIGAVAVLWVLSIVVTHAQLRRYAELGTGQRLFSTLVVLALVVAVAMPAYQAGRYALIGRDLVDTVFQENVDAETSTALASSEKADPWAGVSRVNVLLIGSDAGEDRIGIRPDTMIVASVDTTTGNTVLFSLPRNLENVPFPSGTPGRNKWPDGFNCGDECLLNAIWTWAEQEGSGYDKFRNPGLAATEDAIEGAIGLKIDTYAMLNLKGFAEFVNAIGGLTVNVRERLPIGGDSNPLSPIYHVATGGWIEIGENQHLDGYHALWFARSRWASDDYHRMQRQRCVIAAFVDQVDPVTVALQFPALAKAAKRNITTGIPIGDLDAWVELSKRVQGGKVTSLPFTREVVDVARPDFDKVHELVERALAASERTTPAGEATASPRPDASSSPNGPKSTPKAGSTPKTEPSAKPANPNKAQDVNAVC is encoded by the coding sequence ATGTCCGACCTGCGCCAGCCGACGGCCCGGCACGATTCCGGCAGTCCGGCGCGATCGCACACCGACGCCCCGGGAGCCCCCGTCGTCTCCACCGGACGGCGCGGCAGCCACGCGACGCGTCGCGGTCAGGGCTTCTCCTGGGTGATCGGCTGGACTCTCCTCGGATCACTCCTGCCCGGGGCCGGGCTGCTCGCGGCCGGACGCCGTCGCGCGGGTGGCTTCCTGCTCGGCCTGGTCGGTGCGGGTGTGCTCGCGGTCGGCCGGCTGGCCCTCGACGGCAGCCTGGCCGAACGGCTGCAGGCCCTGGTGATCCAGCCGGAGCGCCTGGTCACCGTGACGGTCGCGATCGGTGCGGTGGCCGTGCTGTGGGTGCTCTCGATCGTGGTCACCCACGCCCAGCTGCGCCGCTACGCCGAGCTCGGCACCGGGCAGCGGCTGTTCTCCACCCTGGTCGTGCTCGCCCTCGTGGTCGCCGTGGCGATGCCCGCCTACCAGGCCGGGCGGTACGCGCTGATCGGCCGTGACCTGGTGGACACCGTGTTCCAGGAGAACGTGGACGCGGAGACCAGCACGGCCCTCGCCAGCAGCGAGAAGGCCGACCCGTGGGCCGGGGTGTCGCGGGTGAACGTCCTGCTGATCGGCTCGGACGCGGGTGAGGACCGGATCGGCATCCGGCCGGACACGATGATCGTCGCCAGCGTGGACACCACCACCGGCAACACCGTGCTGTTCAGCCTGCCGCGCAACCTCGAGAACGTGCCCTTCCCCTCCGGCACCCCCGGCCGCAACAAGTGGCCCGACGGGTTCAACTGCGGTGACGAGTGCCTGCTCAACGCCATCTGGACCTGGGCCGAGCAGGAGGGCTCGGGCTACGACAAGTTCCGGAACCCGGGCCTGGCCGCCACCGAGGACGCGATCGAGGGTGCGATCGGCCTGAAGATCGACACCTACGCCATGCTCAACCTCAAGGGCTTCGCCGAGTTCGTCAACGCGATCGGCGGTCTCACGGTCAACGTGCGCGAGCGCCTGCCGATCGGCGGCGACAGCAACCCGCTCTCGCCGATCTACCACGTGGCCACCGGCGGCTGGATCGAGATCGGCGAGAACCAGCACCTCGACGGCTATCACGCGCTCTGGTTCGCCCGTTCCCGCTGGGCCAGCGACGACTACCACCGCATGCAGCGCCAGCGGTGCGTGATCGCCGCGTTCGTCGACCAGGTCGACCCGGTGACGGTGGCCCTGCAGTTCCCGGCCCTGGCCAAGGCGGCCAAGCGCAACATCACCACCGGCATCCCGATCGGCGACCTGGACGCCTGGGTGGAGCTGAGCAAGCGCGTGCAGGGTGGCAAGGTGACGAGCCTGCCCTTCACCCGGGAGGTCGTCGACGTCGCCCGCCCCGACTTCGACAAGGTGCACGAGCTGGTCGAGCGGGCCCTGGCCGCTTCCGAGCGCACCACCCCGGCCGGTGAGGCGACCGCCTCCCCGCGCCCCGACGCGTCCTCAAGCCCGAACGGCCCGAAGAGCACCCCGAAGGCCGGCTCGACACCGAAGACGGAGCCGAGCGCCAAGCCGGCCAACCCGAACAAGGCCCAGGACGTGAACGCGGTCTGCTGA